The Sulfitobacter donghicola DSW-25 = KCTC 12864 = JCM 14565 genome has a segment encoding these proteins:
- a CDS encoding phage head closure protein, with amino-acid sequence MSVPHLNRQLVLEAPNTLSDGAGGLINGWVPVGVLWGEVSMRSGSETARNGARVSQTGFRITVRAAPVGSAQRPQSHQRFREGDRIFTIEAVFEADTTGRYLTCFAQEEKVV; translated from the coding sequence ATGAGTGTGCCGCATCTGAATAGGCAGCTTGTTCTGGAGGCCCCAAACACGCTGAGCGATGGGGCGGGTGGCCTGATCAATGGGTGGGTGCCTGTCGGCGTTCTCTGGGGCGAGGTGAGCATGCGCAGCGGGAGTGAAACGGCGCGCAATGGTGCCCGGGTCAGTCAGACGGGTTTTCGGATCACAGTTCGCGCAGCACCCGTGGGGAGTGCCCAACGACCACAATCACACCAACGGTTTCGTGAAGGAGACCGGATTTTCACCATTGAAGCAGTTTTCGAGGCCGACACAACGGGCCGGTATCTGACCTGCTTTGCACAAGAGGAGAAGGTTGTATGA
- a CDS encoding gene transfer agent family protein, whose protein sequence is MENRWRGEVVLVVNGQHHVMKLTLGALAELEDELVEESLMTLVQRFEGGGFKTRDVLALLSAGMRGGGVQMDADTLAQADIDGGPMRAAQAAAELLARAFVVAP, encoded by the coding sequence ATGGAAAATCGGTGGAGGGGAGAAGTGGTGCTGGTCGTGAATGGTCAGCACCACGTTATGAAGCTGACGCTAGGGGCCTTGGCGGAGTTGGAAGACGAGCTGGTTGAGGAGTCGCTGATGACTTTGGTCCAGAGGTTTGAAGGGGGCGGTTTCAAGACGCGCGATGTCTTGGCATTGCTGTCGGCTGGGATGCGAGGTGGAGGCGTTCAAATGGACGCTGACACACTCGCACAGGCTGACATTGATGGCGGCCCCATGCGGGCCGCACAAGCGGCGGCTGAATTGCTGGCCCGTGCATTCGTGGTGGCACCTTGA
- a CDS encoding GTA head formation protein, RCAP_rcc01685 family, giving the protein MSEHPVERFQCAPGMRLQAHERVSAIHFENLAKRLDRIELMMERLERRLWLTVYGVVAVILAQAVQSFLVVGPAG; this is encoded by the coding sequence ATGAGTGAGCACCCGGTTGAACGCTTTCAATGTGCGCCAGGAATGCGGTTGCAAGCACATGAGCGGGTCAGCGCGATTCATTTTGAAAACCTCGCAAAGCGGTTGGACCGGATCGAGCTGATGATGGAGCGGTTGGAGCGGCGGTTGTGGCTCACGGTTTACGGGGTGGTCGCGGTGATCCTCGCGCAAGCGGTGCAATCGTTTCTGGTGGTGGGGCCTGCGGGCTGA
- a CDS encoding rcc01693 family protein: MSEGFDWPALMRGGLHGLGLTPDVFWSLTPAELRLMLGSETSKAPMLSAGLEALMAAYPDIKKDKNDE, encoded by the coding sequence TTGAGTGAGGGGTTTGATTGGCCTGCGTTGATGCGTGGGGGGCTACACGGATTGGGTCTGACCCCTGATGTGTTTTGGTCGCTGACACCTGCTGAACTGCGCCTGATGTTGGGCAGCGAAACCAGCAAAGCTCCGATGTTGAGCGCTGGCCTTGAGGCGCTGATGGCGGCCTATCCTGATATTAAGAAGGACAAAAATGATGAGTGA
- a CDS encoding DUF3168 domain-containing protein, with translation MSYAISAALQEAIFGALTADAALGALVGDGIYDALPVGSLPDLYVLLGSETVREASDGSGAGAVHFINISVVTTNAGFSSAKIAAAAVSDALHEAQMPLTRGSLISLRFERATAKRVDAASARQIDLRFRARVQDD, from the coding sequence ATGAGCTATGCGATTTCGGCCGCACTACAGGAGGCAATTTTTGGCGCATTGACTGCGGATGCTGCGCTGGGTGCTTTGGTTGGTGACGGGATTTATGACGCGCTACCAGTGGGCAGTCTGCCTGATTTGTATGTTTTGCTGGGGTCCGAGACGGTGCGCGAAGCATCCGACGGCAGCGGCGCTGGGGCGGTTCATTTCATCAATATATCGGTGGTGACAACGAATGCGGGCTTTAGCAGTGCAAAAATTGCTGCGGCCGCTGTGAGTGACGCGTTGCATGAGGCGCAGATGCCTCTGACGCGCGGCTCTCTTATTTCGCTGCGCTTTGAGCGGGCGACAGCGAAACGGGTGGATGCGGCGAGCGCCCGCCAAATCGATCTTAGGTTCCGCGCACGTGTGCAGGACGACTAA
- a CDS encoding HK97 family phage prohead protease: MKSSGNTFAQVAENGEGLANLERKFMQFDDVAKVDGGVEIKGYASFFGDVDQGNDIVEKGAYATSLSALKAANRGVKMLWQHDPAQPIGVWDDVREDARGLFVKGRILQSVEKGREAIALIEAGAIDGLSIGYRTVKSTKNTKGQRLLQELELWEVSLVTFPMLPSARVGAKADDFVRIGDVLREMAEVFDTACAAINPLQQQP, encoded by the coding sequence ATGAAGAGCAGTGGAAATACCTTCGCGCAGGTCGCGGAGAACGGGGAAGGTTTGGCCAATCTTGAGCGCAAGTTCATGCAATTTGACGATGTCGCCAAGGTAGATGGCGGCGTTGAGATCAAAGGTTATGCCAGCTTTTTCGGGGACGTCGATCAGGGCAATGACATTGTCGAAAAGGGTGCCTATGCAACCAGTTTGAGCGCGCTAAAGGCGGCCAATCGCGGTGTGAAAATGTTGTGGCAGCACGATCCCGCCCAACCGATCGGTGTTTGGGATGACGTGCGCGAAGACGCGCGGGGCCTGTTTGTAAAGGGTCGCATTTTGCAATCGGTTGAGAAGGGACGCGAGGCCATCGCGTTGATCGAAGCGGGGGCGATCGACGGGCTGTCCATCGGGTATCGCACTGTAAAATCCACAAAGAATACCAAGGGCCAGCGGCTCTTGCAGGAACTGGAGCTTTGGGAGGTGTCGCTGGTGACCTTTCCGATGCTGCCCAGTGCGCGGGTAGGGGCAAAGGCGGATGATTTCGTTCGCATTGGTGATGTCCTGCGTGAGATGGCGGAGGTTTTCGATACGGCGTGCGCCGCGATCAACCCTTTGCAACAGCAACCATAA
- a CDS encoding phage major capsid protein, whose translation MSRTEQDAKGVSPAEDVRRAVMGFVTQFKGFQAEIETKLQQTEERMTMLDQKTMTAVRTPLAGATDAGAPHQKAFNAYVRSGDDDGLRGLELDGKAMSTAVNSDGGYLVDPQTSETVKSVLNTTASIRAIASVVNVEASSYDVLVDHSDVGAGWATEASNIGETDTPQIDRITVQLHELSALPKASQRLLDDAAFDIEGWLAGRIADKFARAEAGAFVNGDGIDKPKGFLAHASVDNDVWAWGNLGYVPTGIAGEVTADAIVDVVYALGAQYRANASFVMNSKTAGLVRKLKDMDGRFLWSDGLAAGEPARLMGYPVLIAEDMPDAAADEMAIAFGDFAAGYTIAERPDLRILRDPFSAKPHVLFYATKRVGGDVSDFAAIKLLKFGTS comes from the coding sequence ATGAGCAGAACCGAACAAGATGCCAAAGGGGTTTCCCCTGCGGAGGACGTGCGACGTGCCGTGATGGGTTTCGTAACACAATTCAAGGGCTTCCAAGCCGAAATTGAGACCAAACTTCAACAAACAGAAGAGCGAATGACAATGTTGGACCAAAAGACAATGACAGCCGTACGTACTCCATTGGCGGGTGCCACGGATGCAGGTGCGCCCCATCAAAAGGCGTTTAATGCCTATGTGCGTTCAGGCGATGACGATGGCTTGCGTGGCCTTGAGCTGGACGGCAAAGCGATGTCTACGGCTGTGAATTCAGACGGTGGTTATCTGGTTGATCCACAAACCTCCGAGACGGTGAAATCGGTATTGAACACCACGGCTTCCATCCGCGCGATTGCATCCGTGGTGAATGTAGAGGCCTCGTCTTATGACGTTTTGGTGGATCATTCGGATGTGGGGGCTGGCTGGGCGACCGAAGCGTCGAACATCGGTGAAACAGACACACCGCAGATTGATCGCATTACGGTACAATTGCACGAGCTGAGCGCACTGCCAAAGGCGTCACAGCGTCTGCTGGATGATGCTGCCTTTGATATTGAAGGTTGGCTTGCTGGCCGCATCGCTGACAAATTCGCACGTGCCGAAGCGGGTGCGTTTGTGAATGGTGACGGTATCGACAAGCCAAAGGGCTTTCTTGCGCATGCATCTGTCGACAATGACGTTTGGGCGTGGGGTAATCTGGGCTATGTGCCAACGGGTATCGCAGGCGAAGTGACTGCGGATGCGATTGTTGATGTGGTTTATGCGCTGGGTGCGCAGTACCGCGCAAATGCTTCCTTTGTCATGAACTCTAAAACCGCTGGCCTTGTACGCAAGTTGAAGGACATGGACGGCCGTTTCTTGTGGTCTGACGGTCTGGCAGCGGGCGAGCCTGCGCGCCTGATGGGTTACCCTGTGCTGATCGCTGAAGATATGCCAGATGCGGCGGCAGACGAGATGGCTATTGCCTTTGGCGACTTCGCTGCAGGTTACACCATCGCCGAGCGCCCTGACCTTCGCATTTTGCGTGATCCGTTCAGCGCCAAGCCTCACGTCCTGTTCTATGCAACCAAGCGTGTTGGCGGCGATGTCAGCGACTTTGCTGCGATCAAGCTGTTGAAATTCGGCACCTCCTAA
- a CDS encoding head-tail connector protein, with the protein MLIEETNVPDAALPVAAFKAHMRLGTGFGEDTLQDVVLGSFLRAAMAAIEARTGKVLMEREFTLVSSLQEQQSALVLSVAPVTAIVSLQRISRSGAAEVISSDAYWLDREGGVPRLRPTGTCLPLPETGGELRVQFLAGFGPEWDDIPADMQQAVLMLAAHYYEYRHDTALSDGCMPFGVTSLIERFRTLRMGRSGAAI; encoded by the coding sequence ATGTTGATCGAAGAGACAAATGTGCCGGATGCGGCCCTGCCGGTTGCGGCGTTCAAAGCGCATATGCGTTTGGGCACCGGATTTGGCGAAGATACGTTGCAGGATGTCGTCCTAGGCAGTTTCTTGCGGGCGGCGATGGCAGCGATAGAAGCGCGCACGGGCAAAGTGCTGATGGAGCGTGAGTTCACCTTGGTGTCTTCGTTGCAAGAGCAGCAGTCGGCACTGGTGCTTAGTGTGGCACCTGTTACGGCGATTGTTAGCCTACAGCGTATCTCGCGTAGCGGGGCGGCTGAGGTCATCAGCTCGGATGCTTATTGGTTGGACCGTGAAGGCGGCGTACCGCGCCTGCGGCCTACGGGAACATGTTTGCCGCTGCCGGAAACCGGCGGTGAGTTGCGGGTGCAGTTTCTAGCAGGTTTCGGCCCTGAGTGGGACGATATCCCCGCTGATATGCAGCAGGCTGTGTTGATGCTGGCCGCCCATTACTACGAGTACCGACATGACACAGCGTTGAGTGATGGGTGCATGCCCTTTGGCGTGACTTCTTTGATTGAGCGTTTCCGTACCCTTCGCATGGGCCGTAGCGGGGCGGCGATATGA
- a CDS encoding phage tail tape measure protein: MSDDESFEDLTTDASELNQTLGQTSVLVSGFDSELRRMSTSLAATGKDVATLEKGLSRGLRQAFDGVVFDGMKLSDALSTVAQSLSNSAYNAAIKPVTEHFGGLLSQGVTGLVEGILPFANGAPFSSGRVMPFADGGVISQATHFGMRGGMGVMGEAGPEAIMPLARGADGKLGVRAGGGGGGNNVVVNISTPDVAGFQRSRGQIAAQMSRALSAGQRNQ; the protein is encoded by the coding sequence ATGAGTGATGACGAAAGTTTCGAAGATCTGACAACAGATGCCTCTGAGTTAAACCAAACATTAGGTCAGACAAGCGTTCTGGTCTCTGGTTTTGACAGCGAGTTGCGCCGGATGAGCACATCACTGGCGGCAACTGGCAAGGATGTTGCCACCCTTGAAAAAGGGTTGAGCCGAGGTTTGAGGCAGGCATTTGATGGTGTTGTGTTCGACGGTATGAAGCTGTCTGACGCCCTGAGCACGGTTGCGCAGTCTTTGTCCAACAGTGCCTATAACGCCGCGATCAAACCTGTGACTGAACATTTTGGCGGGCTGCTTTCGCAAGGTGTCACCGGGTTGGTCGAAGGGATTTTACCTTTTGCCAATGGAGCGCCATTTAGCTCGGGGCGGGTGATGCCATTTGCGGATGGCGGCGTCATCTCTCAGGCGACCCATTTTGGCATGCGCGGTGGCATGGGGGTGATGGGGGAAGCAGGCCCCGAAGCGATCATGCCCTTGGCGCGCGGCGCCGATGGCAAGCTGGGGGTGCGCGCCGGAGGTGGCGGTGGGGGCAACAACGTTGTTGTGAACATCTCAACCCCGGATGTTGCTGGATTCCAAAGATCGCGCGGCCAGATCGCCGCACAGATGAGCCGAGCGTTAAGTGCTGGCCAAAGAAATCAATAA
- a CDS encoding phage major tail protein, TP901-1 family yields MAVQAGKDLLVKVDMSTDGNFETIAGLRATRVSFNAETVDVTTLDSEGGWRELLAGAGVRSAAISGSGVFRDEATDERARQLLFDGLTPNFQVVIPEFGVVEGPFQVTSLEYAGQLNGEATYELSLASAGQLQFVPYVDPIE; encoded by the coding sequence ATGGCTGTTCAAGCAGGTAAAGACCTTTTGGTCAAAGTGGATATGAGCACGGACGGGAATTTCGAAACGATTGCGGGGCTACGTGCGACCCGTGTCAGTTTTAACGCAGAGACGGTGGATGTCACGACATTGGACAGCGAAGGCGGCTGGCGTGAATTGCTTGCCGGGGCGGGGGTCCGTTCGGCTGCGATTAGCGGTTCGGGGGTTTTCCGCGACGAGGCAACGGACGAGCGCGCGCGTCAACTGTTGTTTGATGGTCTGACGCCGAATTTTCAGGTGGTCATCCCTGAGTTTGGTGTTGTTGAGGGGCCGTTTCAGGTGACCTCGTTAGAATATGCGGGCCAGTTGAATGGTGAAGCGACCTATGAGCTGTCTCTCGCATCAGCGGGTCAGTTGCAGTTCGTTCCTTACGTAGATCCGATTGAATGA